CAGCTTAGACAAAGCGAGTTTAGGCTGCTGCCGTTAAACGTTAATGTTGTGAGATTTGTAAGTGCCGTGAGCGTTATAAGTGCCTAGAGCGTTATAAGTGCCGTGAGCGTATAAGTGCCTTGAGCACAGCGCGTTCACTTTCTGAGTTCTGCAGTCAGCGTGATTCAGGCTTTCGGCTCGAAAATTTCTACCACATTGTTGCTGCTGGGTTTATCATTGCGCTGATGTCCTGCCGCAGCCAGCTGCTGCAAATAATCCTGCCAGCGCGCAGTTTTTTCGCTAGCAAGTTGATATAAATACTGCCACGAATAAATGCCAGAATCATGGCCATCGTTAAAGAATAGCTGCACCGCATAATTGCCAACGGGCTGAATCGCCTCCAGTAAAACATTTTCCTTATCGAGCTGCAGCACCGCCTGACCAGGCCCATGGCCCTGCACCTCAGCCGACGGTGAGGAAATCCGTAAATACTCATAGCTAAGCGTATAGCTTTCACCGTTTTGATACTCTAATTGTATTTGTCGGCGGCTGCGCTGCATGGTAATGGCGCTAAGCGTCGGGGCTTTAGTCATGGCTGTAGTCATGGATAGGCCTTGATTATCTGCGATAGATCAATGTTAGATGAATGTTAGGTGAATGTTTGATTAATGTTAGGTAAATAATAGGTAAATAATAGGTAAATAATAGCTTAACAATAGAGAAATATTGATGCCTTAATAGCAAGCCAATAACGGCACTGAAAGCCGTTACTCTAATCGTAACTCAGCCAAGCAGTCCTGATTATGTAAGGCCTGCGCAGCGCTGGCAAATAACTGTATCGCCACCGGAGTGACTAGCAGCGTATAGCCCTGCTGTAAATGAATCGCGCCAGCTTTAAAGTCTTGCACAAAGCTTGGCTGCTCACTTTTTTTACTGGGGCCCTGCTGCAGCGACTGTTGCTCACTCCAGTCACAGCTGTCAATCAGGCCATTGCCGAAGGGGTCGTGCAGATATTCGGCGCTGGCGTATAGGCGCATGGCTGATGGGCTGATGGCTAATAATTTACCGCCTTTTAAATGCACCAGATCAATACTCACGGGATCGCTGGCCCAGCTGGGCTCAAGCTGCAGTGCAATATCTGACGATTCATTAAAAAGCATGCGGGCACATCTCTAGGAAAACAAAGGCCTAGTATAACGCAAACAGCGCAAATAGCGCTGAGAAAAACGCCGGCAAAAACACAGAAAAAGTGAGCGCAGCTGATACGGCAGCGCTAAACCGCACTAGGCTAAGAACAAAAGCACACAGCTTTGCATAGGCGGCATCAGGCAAAGCATACGCCGCATAAAGCTAAGACGCATAAAGTTAAGAAAAGGGGCTAGTTGAGAATGCGATGCGAGGTCGCGCGCTGTTGCTCGCCGTTGGTGAGCTGATAATTCAGTCCAGCGGTTTCTTCAAGATAAACCTGCATATCGCTAAATTCAGCTTGCTGCTGAATCAGTTTTTTCATTGCTCGCAGGCTG
This genomic interval from Pseudomonadales bacterium contains the following:
- a CDS encoding DUF971 domain-containing protein — encoded protein: MTKAPTLSAITMQRSRRQIQLEYQNGESYTLSYEYLRISSPSAEVQGHGPGQAVLQLDKENVLLEAIQPVGNYAVQLFFNDGHDSGIYSWQYLYQLASEKTARWQDYLQQLAAAGHQRNDKPSSNNVVEIFEPKA